The Tolypothrix sp. PCC 7712 region CTATTGTATTTATCGGTCAATTTTGGTTGGGTTGGTGTAAATGGCAAGAATCAAATTTCCAGTTGATTTTACCCAACTTACTACCAATTTTGTTGATAGCTTTATTAGTGGGTGCCATAGAAGAGTTAGTTTTTCGTGGTTTCCTCTTCACTGAATTAGCAAGAGAATACCCAATTTGGCTAGCAGCGATCATTTCTAGCTTAATTTTTGCCCTGCTGCATTTAGTCTGGGAACAACGAGAAACCATCCCCCAACTCCCTGGATTGTGGCTGATGGGAATGGTACTAGTCTTAGCCAGATTTGCCGATCGCGGTAATTTGGGTATAGCTTGGGGACTTCACGCCGGCTGGGTATGGGCGATCGCGACTATAGATACAGCCGGATTAATTACTTACACAGATAAAGTATCGGAATGGTTGACTGGTAAGAATAAAAAACCTCTAGCTGGTTTAACCGGAATTGTATGTGTATTGCTAGCTGGCGCGATTCTTCGGTTATTTTCTCATTAAATTTTCTTAGGTAAATGATCACAAAGGGCGATTTAAAATTTTAACTCTTGACTCAGGACAGCGTTAAGAGACCAGTCCTGCTTTAAATATTCAGAAAATTTGAATATTTAATTTTAGTTTGAATCTTTCGATTACTGGCTGGGAACAATAAAATCATCAGATCTATTCACATGGATGCATAGTTCAAAATGTCAGTTGACTTTACAGTAGTTATACCTACATACAATGGCAAAAGCCGATTACCCAAAGTTTTGGAATACTTACAAAGCCAAACAAATATAGAAATCCTAAACTGGGAAATAATTATTGTTGATAATAATAGTCATGATGGTACAGCAGAACTTGTTCAAAAATACCAAATTAATTGGTCTTTCCATGTACCATTACGCTACTGTTTTGAAGCTGAACAAGGAGCAGGATTTGCTAGAAATCGAGGAATCACAGAAGCAAAGGGCGAATTGGTTGGTTTTTTAGATGATGATAATTTACCTGCAAAAAATTGGGTGTTGTCAGCCTATAAATTTGGGCAAGAGCATCTAAATGCTGGTGCTTATGGTAGCCAAATTCATGGCTTATTTGAAGTTGAACCATCAGAAGATATCAAGCCAATTCTTTTTTACCTTGCTATTAATGAAAGAGGAGAAAAATCATTAAGATATGAACCTAGTAAAAAAGGATTTCCTCCTAGTGCAGGATTAGTAGTACGTCGTAATATCTGGAAAAATAATGTCCCCTCGCGCCTTTTATTAGGAGGTAGAGTTGGTAACTCATTAGTAGCTTATGAAGATTTTGAAGCTTTATCTTATATTTACAAAGCTGGTTGGGAAATTTGGTACAACCCAGCAATGGAAGTAGAGCATATTATTCCATCTTGGAGGATAGAAAGAAAATATTTAATTTCACTGATGCGTGGTATTGGTCTTGGTCGTTATTACTTACGGATGTTATTCCTAAAAAACTGGCAAAAACCTTTTGTTTTTTCTATTTATATGGTTAGTGATATATATAAATTTATATCGCATTTAATTCGTTATCATAAAGTACTGCAACATGATATTATTGCAGCTTGTGAAATGGAAAGACTTCTTGGTACCTTAATTAGTCCTTTTTATTTATGTCATCTAAAAATTAGCAGATTTTTGAAAATTAAGTTCTACCCATCTTTTAATCTAAAATAGAGTGCAAAGTTATTGAATTATTGAAAGCCTTATCTGCCTTATGTTGTTATAGCGTTTCCTAAGCAACTGAGCTACACCCAAATCTTTTTAAACAAAGTTATTAGCTTTGAGAATGTATTTCATCAGATTGGGAAATGCTATAGCATATAAGGCTTTCACTCTCATCTATGTTTTATGACTATATAGAAACTAATAGATTCTGAAAATATACTGATGATGTTGTTATATAAAGTGGATTAACATATAAATTATCTTTTAAAATAGTCAATATATTGTATATAAAATATGACTACTATATCTGTAGTTATTCCAGTATTTAATGGAGAAAAAACCATTAATGAAACTATTAACTCAGTTCTTAATCAAACATTCTTACAATTTGAACTAATAGTAATTAATGCTAGTTCTACAGACAAGACTTTAGAAGTTATCTCTAAAATTAAAGATTCTCGCCTTAAAATATTTTCTTATCCTAAAGCCAATGTAGCTGTAAATCGCAATCGGGGTATTTCTCATTCTGTCGGCGAATTTATTAGTTTCTTAGATGCTGATGATCTATGGACGACTGATAAATTAGAAGCACAATATCAGGCATTAATTGAAAATCCTAACGCTGTTTTAGCTTACAGTTGGACTAATTGCATAGATGAAACAGGTAAATTTTTACGTTCATGCAGAAAAGTAGAATTAACAGGTAATGTATATCCATATCTTTTATTAGATGATTTCATTGGTAGTGGCTCCAATGTCATGATTCGGAAACAGGAATTAATTAAAATTGGCGGATTTGATGAATTACTAACTAATGCTCAAGACTCAGATTTATGGTTAAGATTAGCTGCATCTTATCAATTTGCATTAGTACCAAAAGTACAAATTTTATATCGCATATCAGCTACTTCAATGTCCGCTGATGTTCGTAATATGGAAAAAGCATGTTTGCAAGTAATTGAACGTACTTTTAATCAAACTCCTGCATCGCTACAATATCTGAAACCATATTCAATTGCTAACACTTATAAAAGTTTGCTTTACAGAACAATTGAAGGACAACCAGAACGTAATAAAGGTTGGATCGCTGCTAATTTTATAATTCAGGTTATTAAAACTGACCCTTCTATAATTTTTACAAAAGTTATTTTTAAATTATTACTAAAGGTTGCCGTAATTATTCTATTGCCTGGTAAATGTACTAACTTTTGGTTGACAAAAATTCCTTATATTAGCAATACAAGTACTTTACTAGGATATCTAAAATTTGATCCATTTTTACCCACAAAATAGTATGTTAATTAGCAATTTTAATCAACCTTTGATTTCCGTGGTGCTTCCAGTATTTAATGGAGCGAAAACAATTTCTGAAACTGTTCAATCTGTTTTAAATCAAACTTTTGTTAATTGGGAACTCATCATAATTAATGATGGTTCTCAAGACTCTACTTTAGACATCATTGAAAAATTTGAATCTGCTGAACCTCGATTACGCATATTTTCTTATCCAAATGCTGGTCTTGCTGCTAGCCGTAACAGGGGTATAGCATTGTCTTTAGGTGAGTATATCTCTTTTATTGATGCTGATGATCTCTGGACACCTAATAAATTGAAGTCTCAGTTAACTGCCCTGCAAGAACAATCAAAAGCTTTCGTAGCTTATAGTTGGACAGATTATATTGACGCAAATGGTAAGTTTGTAAAATCTGGTGGACATACCACAGATACAGGTGATGTTTATCAAAAACTTTTACTTTGGAATTTTATAGAAAATGGTTCTAACCCCTTAGTGCGTAAAGAAGTTTTTGATACAGTTGGTGGTTTTGATGAATCACTTAGCGCAGCTGAAGATTGGGATATGTGGTTGCGTTTAGCAGCTAGATATGAATTTGTAGTAATTCCAGAAGTACAAGTATTATATAGACTCTCTATGAATTCAATGTCTGCAAATCTTAAAAGGCAAGAAAGTACTTGTCTCACTGTAATTAACAAAGCTTTTGCTGCTCCCAGAGCAGAATCTTTAGGGCATTTAAAAAAACACACAATATCTAATATTTATAAATACTTGACTTTTAGGTCTCTAGAGGTCGATCCCGATAAAGTAGACCGTTGGATATCTACTTTATTCCTCTGGAAAACGCTGAGATATAATCCTAAATTTTATACAAATACAAGGATTATATTTATAGCTATTTTTAGAATAATTTTCCCTTCTTTATATTTTTACTTAAAACGTAATAAAAGAGTCACTCTATAGCAGATTATACATTTTATTTGCTAATTTATAGCTCATTATTAAATTTATTAAGTAATTAATACCACAATAACAGCTTTTTGATTTTAAGGAAAAACCAAAGTGATTCAACAAATTCTCTATCAAGGTCAAATTTTAGCCATAATTGTTCCCAGGCATTTTGATGAAAGGGGCATTCACTTTTTTACACCTAATGAACTTTCTCAACAATTGGCCTATATGCACCATCCGGTGAACACAATTATTCAACCCCATGTTCATAATCCTGTAGCTAGAAATGTACAGTATACTCAAGAAGTTTTATTTATTAAAAAGGGTAAACTGCGTGTAGACTTTTACAACAACGAAAAGCAATACCTAGAAAGTAGAATTCTAGAAACAGGCGACACCATACTTTTAGTAACAGGGGGACATGGCTTTGAAGTCCTAGAAGAAATCGAGATGCTTGAAGTGAAGCAAGGCCCTTATGTCGGGGAGCAAGATAAAACCCGATTTGTAGGTGTTACTGCCGATAAAACTAAAGTAGTTAAAGGGAGTAATTAATGAATCCTATTCCGGTAAATGAACCATTACTAAATGGTAATGAGAGACAATATTTACTAGAGTGTATTGACAGTGGCTGGATTTCTTCGGAAGGGCCATTTATTAAACAATTTGAAGAGCAATTTGCTACAAGAGTTAATCGTAAATATGGGATTGCTGTTAGTAACGGTTCTGTTGCTTTAGATGTGGCAGTTGCAGCATTAAATATTAGTTTTGGAGATGAAGTAATTATTCCTACGTTTACAATCATTTCCTGTGCATCTGCCATAGTTCGTGCCGGTGCAATACCAGTAGTGATAGATTGTGATCCTCAAACTTGGAATCTGGATGTCAGTCAGATTGAGGCGAAAATTACACCAAGAACCAAAGCTATTATGGTCGTCCATATATATGGATTACCTGTAGATATGGAAGCAGTAATGGTGCTAGCTGAAAAATATGGACTGCATATTATTGAAGATGCTGCCCAGATGCATGGTCAGATGTATAGAGGACAACCATGTGGTAGTTTTGGAACTATCAGTACTTTTAGTTTTTATCCCAATAAACACATCACAACTGGTGAGGGTGGAATGGTACTCACCAATGATCAAAAATTAGCTGACAGATGCCGTAGTTTACGCAATTTGTGTTTTCAACCTCAAAAACGTTTTGTGCATGAAGAATTAGGCTGGAACTTTCGGATGACGAATTTACAAGCCGCTATTGGGATTGCACAGTTGGAACGGCTCGATGAGTTTGTAGCTCACAAACGTCACATTGGAAAGAGATATACAGAACTTTTACTTGATATTCCTGGGTTGCAGTTACCTATATGCCAAACTGACTATGCTGACAATATTTATTGGGTATATGGCCTTGTATTAAACGATAGTGTACCTTTTGATGCAGAATATGTGATGCATCGCTTGAGTAGTTATCAAATTGGCACCAGACCATTTTTCTGGTGTATGCATGAACAACCTGTTTTCCAAAATATGGGTTTATTTAAAGATGTTATATGTCCTGTAGCAGAGAGAATCGCCCGCCGTGGTTTTTATATTCCTAGTGGAATGGCATTGACAGATGAGCAGATTGAGCAAGTAGTAATAACAATTAGAGAGATTCTTAAATGAAGAGAATTATCAAGCAGATACCATTTACTCAACAAGTTTACAAAATTTTTGCGGAGAAACAATATAAGTCTCGATTTGCAACAAATGGTTATGGTTGTTTTTGGGGAGTATTTGAAACATTGGAACAAGCAATGCAAGCAGCACCTAAAACGAAAAGTATTGGGTATGATAATGCAGAACTAGCCCAAGAATATCAAAATATGCTTGAAAGTAATAATTGGGAAAATCGTCGTCGGATTATTGCAGCCTATGATTATCCAATTTTATTTTGGCTTGGGTCACTATTAAATCAAGGAATTAACCAAATTTTTGATTTTGGTGGCAATGTAGGAATTCATTTCTATAGCTATGCAAAATATTTACAATATCCAGCAAATTTACAATGGATGATTTGTGATTTACCAGAGATCTGCAAAGTTGGCAGACAATTAGCTGAGAAAAGAAATGTCTACAACTTATTCTTTAGTAGTGATTTTAATGATGTTACAGGTAAAGATATATTTCTTGCTTCTGGTTCAGTGCAATATGTAGCAAATTTTGCAGATAAAATTACTGATTTAAATAAACCTAAACACTTATTAATCAATCGTTTACCACTATACAATGGCAAAGAATTTGTGACTTTACAAAATGGAGGTAAGGTTTTTTATCCTCAATATGTGTTTAAT contains the following coding sequences:
- a CDS encoding CPBP family intramembrane glutamic endopeptidase, with amino-acid sequence MFFMPILITLITPSTDNLLAFFQNAPVIFVVMAFFIAWIGCWLPIAAVIAMALRARQEAIALKLQPQKTFQPEQKLPLLIPLYLLAPLIIWGMSSLGLRSLSDYGFVANISLLGSLLLGFTLGVMSLTIVFIGQFWLGWCKWQESNFQLILPNLLPILLIALLVGAIEELVFRGFLFTELAREYPIWLAAIISSLIFALLHLVWEQRETIPQLPGLWLMGMVLVLARFADRGNLGIAWGLHAGWVWAIATIDTAGLITYTDKVSEWLTGKNKKPLAGLTGIVCVLLAGAILRLFSH
- the hpsE gene encoding hormogonium polysaccharide biosynthesis glycosyltransferase HpsE codes for the protein MSVDFTVVIPTYNGKSRLPKVLEYLQSQTNIEILNWEIIIVDNNSHDGTAELVQKYQINWSFHVPLRYCFEAEQGAGFARNRGITEAKGELVGFLDDDNLPAKNWVLSAYKFGQEHLNAGAYGSQIHGLFEVEPSEDIKPILFYLAINERGEKSLRYEPSKKGFPPSAGLVVRRNIWKNNVPSRLLLGGRVGNSLVAYEDFEALSYIYKAGWEIWYNPAMEVEHIIPSWRIERKYLISLMRGIGLGRYYLRMLFLKNWQKPFVFSIYMVSDIYKFISHLIRYHKVLQHDIIAACEMERLLGTLISPFYLCHLKISRFLKIKFYPSFNLK
- a CDS encoding glycosyltransferase; this encodes MLISNFNQPLISVVLPVFNGAKTISETVQSVLNQTFVNWELIIINDGSQDSTLDIIEKFESAEPRLRIFSYPNAGLAASRNRGIALSLGEYISFIDADDLWTPNKLKSQLTALQEQSKAFVAYSWTDYIDANGKFVKSGGHTTDTGDVYQKLLLWNFIENGSNPLVRKEVFDTVGGFDESLSAAEDWDMWLRLAARYEFVVIPEVQVLYRLSMNSMSANLKRQESTCLTVINKAFAAPRAESLGHLKKHTISNIYKYLTFRSLEVDPDKVDRWISTLFLWKTLRYNPKFYTNTRIIFIAIFRIIFPSLYFYLKRNKRVTL
- a CDS encoding DegT/DnrJ/EryC1/StrS family aminotransferase, with translation MNPIPVNEPLLNGNERQYLLECIDSGWISSEGPFIKQFEEQFATRVNRKYGIAVSNGSVALDVAVAALNISFGDEVIIPTFTIISCASAIVRAGAIPVVIDCDPQTWNLDVSQIEAKITPRTKAIMVVHIYGLPVDMEAVMVLAEKYGLHIIEDAAQMHGQMYRGQPCGSFGTISTFSFYPNKHITTGEGGMVLTNDQKLADRCRSLRNLCFQPQKRFVHEELGWNFRMTNLQAAIGIAQLERLDEFVAHKRHIGKRYTELLLDIPGLQLPICQTDYADNIYWVYGLVLNDSVPFDAEYVMHRLSSYQIGTRPFFWCMHEQPVFQNMGLFKDVICPVAERIARRGFYIPSGMALTDEQIEQVVITIREILK
- a CDS encoding TIGR04325 family methyltransferase codes for the protein MKRIIKQIPFTQQVYKIFAEKQYKSRFATNGYGCFWGVFETLEQAMQAAPKTKSIGYDNAELAQEYQNMLESNNWENRRRIIAAYDYPILFWLGSLLNQGINQIFDFGGNVGIHFYSYAKYLQYPANLQWMICDLPEICKVGRQLAEKRNVYNLFFSSDFNDVTGKDIFLASGSVQYVANFADKITDLNKPKHLLINRLPLYNGKEFVTLQNGGKVFYPQYVFNKAKFIKGITDIGYQLIDIWQSKDDACVIPFHSQNSVPFYSGLYFKLKA
- a CDS encoding glycosyltransferase — translated: MTTISVVIPVFNGEKTINETINSVLNQTFLQFELIVINASSTDKTLEVISKIKDSRLKIFSYPKANVAVNRNRGISHSVGEFISFLDADDLWTTDKLEAQYQALIENPNAVLAYSWTNCIDETGKFLRSCRKVELTGNVYPYLLLDDFIGSGSNVMIRKQELIKIGGFDELLTNAQDSDLWLRLAASYQFALVPKVQILYRISATSMSADVRNMEKACLQVIERTFNQTPASLQYLKPYSIANTYKSLLYRTIEGQPERNKGWIAANFIIQVIKTDPSIIFTKVIFKLLLKVAVIILLPGKCTNFWLTKIPYISNTSTLLGYLKFDPFLPTK